One window from the genome of Gimesia aquarii encodes:
- a CDS encoding OprO/OprP family phosphate-selective porin, giving the protein MRTFIKLAGFLLLLGTLFRSQSSFAEDTQISSDKLERLLERLEAAESRIQELEQTKTQPSVPAKATVLPPQLEKVGGSLDESDEMLINSFRNAEGDPALESRLSTLEEDWKKFSESEQAKKAKDASKVTTLKVFGRIHLDGWNFSDSTPGIAAFNNPADPADPENRFEFRRLRIGVSGDIKDNMLYKFEYDFGNPGDPAFKDVYIGWKDLPVFQTLLIGNQKRPLGMDHLNSSRYNTFLERPLVIEAFNEDARRLGIAAYGVSEDETWNWRYGIYNLENIASDGTYVGDAGQMSVNGRLAGTPWYDETSGGRGYLHLGIADMWAHPDGDVVEPSSDNNEARFRTRPEARTGSVRWLNTGRIAGADWFNTLGFEFMLNIGSFSVVSEYQVTNVGRGNDGPDLTFDGAYVQAAYFLTGEYQPINRRTGTIARVKPLENFFFVNTCDDGKAGGWGAWQIAARYSYLNLTDADITGGDERNFTFGMVWWWNSHARLQFNYIHAQIDDRGPIDGFTGGRSNIFGARFMVDF; this is encoded by the coding sequence ATGCGCACGTTCATTAAACTTGCAGGGTTTCTACTTCTCTTAGGAACGTTGTTCCGTTCTCAAAGTAGCTTTGCGGAAGACACTCAAATCAGTTCTGATAAATTGGAAAGATTACTCGAGCGATTAGAGGCCGCCGAGAGTCGAATTCAGGAACTGGAGCAAACCAAGACTCAACCATCAGTGCCAGCAAAAGCCACGGTGTTGCCACCCCAACTGGAAAAAGTGGGGGGCAGTCTTGATGAGTCAGATGAAATGCTCATTAACAGTTTTCGTAATGCCGAAGGAGACCCCGCACTGGAAAGTCGCCTGTCCACTCTTGAAGAGGACTGGAAGAAATTCAGTGAGTCCGAACAGGCGAAAAAGGCAAAAGATGCTTCCAAAGTCACGACCCTAAAAGTGTTCGGTCGAATTCATTTAGATGGATGGAATTTCTCTGATAGTACACCGGGGATTGCTGCCTTTAATAATCCGGCAGACCCAGCCGATCCAGAAAACCGCTTTGAATTTCGTCGTTTGCGTATCGGTGTTTCCGGTGATATTAAAGATAACATGCTCTATAAATTCGAGTACGACTTTGGTAATCCCGGAGATCCTGCATTCAAAGATGTTTATATCGGATGGAAGGACTTGCCCGTCTTTCAGACACTCTTGATTGGTAACCAGAAGCGTCCCCTGGGTATGGATCACCTTAATAGTAGTCGTTACAACACGTTCTTGGAACGTCCTCTGGTAATCGAAGCATTCAACGAAGATGCCCGACGTTTGGGGATCGCCGCTTATGGTGTTTCTGAAGACGAAACCTGGAACTGGCGCTATGGTATTTATAATTTGGAGAATATTGCCAGTGATGGAACCTATGTTGGTGATGCAGGGCAAATGAGTGTGAACGGTCGTTTGGCAGGAACTCCCTGGTATGATGAAACCTCTGGCGGTCGTGGCTACTTGCATCTGGGGATTGCCGATATGTGGGCTCATCCGGATGGAGATGTGGTTGAACCCAGTTCTGATAACAACGAAGCCCGGTTTCGAACTCGTCCCGAAGCACGGACGGGAAGTGTGCGTTGGTTAAATACAGGCCGAATTGCCGGAGCAGACTGGTTTAATACTCTCGGTTTCGAATTCATGTTGAACATCGGATCGTTCTCAGTTGTGAGCGAATACCAGGTTACCAATGTGGGACGTGGAAACGATGGACCCGATCTCACTTTCGATGGTGCATATGTGCAAGCCGCTTACTTCCTGACAGGTGAGTACCAGCCCATCAATCGTAGAACAGGTACTATTGCTCGCGTGAAACCGTTGGAAAACTTTTTCTTTGTCAACACCTGCGATGATGGCAAAGCCGGTGGTTGGGGTGCCTGGCAGATTGCTGCTCGCTATTCTTACCTCAACTTAACTGATGCTGATATCACTGGTGGTGACGAACGTAACTTCACGTTTGGTATGGTTTGGTGGTGGAATTCGCATGCCCGCCTGCAGTTCAACTATATCCATGCTCAAATTGACGACCGTGGTCCGATTGATGGCTTCACCGGTGGTCGGTCAAACATCTTTGGAGCACGATTCATGGTTGACTTCTAA
- a CDS encoding ZIP family metal transporter: MKPLSHFKNDVKLTLLLMTIPLVLFLIAPGFFVSQPTLAAEHTHQHAESENTSESSTVANADTKAPNSIMWAYTLLGVYCSVIVFSSLLGGWLPSLIRLTHTRMETLISFVGGLMLGIGVFHLLPHAVAEMGSVDRAVWWMMAGILTLFFLIRTFHFHQHGTVELDEENEHEHDHDCDHHHAHAHVHPHTHSHKLSWVGIALGLALHTLIDGLALGASIIAEQHHEVFLSLFGLGTFLAITLHKPLDAVSITSLMAAGGWSAGWRNAVNIGFALMCPLGALLFFLGVQQFSENQHIIIGCALAFSAGVFICISLGDLLPEMEFHSHNRFRLSFVLLLGIALAYGIGFIEPDHVHHHGSHGADSSNHEAEHSHNHSH, from the coding sequence ATGAAACCGCTCTCTCATTTCAAAAATGACGTTAAACTTACGTTACTCTTAATGACGATCCCTCTCGTTCTGTTTTTGATCGCACCCGGATTTTTTGTTTCGCAACCTACATTGGCGGCTGAGCATACTCATCAGCATGCTGAATCTGAAAACACATCGGAATCATCAACAGTTGCAAATGCGGATACAAAAGCACCAAACAGCATCATGTGGGCTTATACTCTGTTGGGTGTTTATTGTAGTGTCATCGTATTCTCTTCCCTGCTGGGTGGTTGGTTACCTTCACTCATTCGCTTGACCCACACGCGTATGGAAACGCTGATCAGTTTCGTCGGTGGGCTCATGCTGGGAATTGGCGTATTCCATCTGCTGCCGCACGCCGTGGCTGAAATGGGCTCCGTTGATCGCGCTGTCTGGTGGATGATGGCCGGTATCCTGACACTGTTTTTCCTGATTCGTACCTTCCATTTTCACCAACATGGCACCGTAGAGCTTGATGAAGAAAATGAGCACGAACACGATCATGACTGCGACCATCACCACGCTCATGCTCACGTGCACCCACATACACATTCCCATAAATTGAGTTGGGTCGGTATTGCACTGGGCTTAGCGCTACATACACTGATTGACGGTCTGGCTTTGGGTGCGAGTATCATTGCCGAGCAACATCATGAAGTCTTTCTGTCTTTGTTCGGACTGGGAACGTTTCTGGCAATCACATTACATAAACCTCTCGATGCCGTTTCGATCACTTCTTTGATGGCAGCAGGAGGCTGGTCTGCAGGTTGGCGCAATGCCGTAAATATTGGTTTTGCCTTGATGTGTCCATTGGGAGCTTTGTTGTTTTTCCTGGGAGTTCAACAATTTTCGGAAAATCAACATATCATCATCGGATGCGCGCTCGCCTTTTCGGCGGGCGTATTTATCTGTATTTCTCTGGGAGACTTACTGCCGGAAATGGAATTTCATTCGCATAACCGGTTTCGACTCTCCTTTGTGCTACTGCTGGGTATCGCACTCGCATATGGAATTGGTTTCATTGAACCTGACCATGTCCATCACCATGGCAGTCATGGAGCGGATTCTTCAAATCACGAAGCCGAGCACTCACACAATCACAGTCATTAG
- a CDS encoding Fur family transcriptional regulator, whose translation MKNLSQAEEIDEIRTLVRNSGLRSTAARITVIQFLRQASSPLTHAEIAEDLTPMGFDKATVYRNLIDLAEAGLVKRTELGDHAWRFELRDPNEPEDAEHPHFVCTECGSVSCLHDVEFKTPSNKHWSQVGKVTEILLKGICSECDEA comes from the coding sequence ATGAAAAATCTGTCCCAGGCAGAAGAAATTGATGAAATTCGCACACTGGTGCGAAATAGTGGCCTGCGAAGCACTGCGGCCCGAATTACAGTCATTCAGTTTCTACGTCAGGCCTCATCACCTCTTACGCACGCAGAGATTGCCGAAGATCTGACGCCGATGGGATTTGACAAGGCGACTGTCTACCGCAATCTCATTGATCTTGCCGAAGCGGGGCTGGTTAAGCGAACAGAACTCGGAGATCATGCGTGGCGATTTGAATTACGCGATCCCAATGAACCGGAGGATGCTGAGCACCCTCATTTCGTCTGCACCGAATGTGGCAGTGTTTCCTGTCTCCATGATGTTGAATTCAAGACACCCAGTAATAAGCATTGGTCTCAGGTAGGAAAAGTGACAGAAATTCTCCTGAAGGGAATTTGCAGCGAATGCGACGAAGCTTGA
- a CDS encoding methyltransferase family protein: MKTYFVPAAEDSPLWWILLKIFFQTTIFWGLFLFVIPGGLVWLEQLWGEIHFHFSGQRILGIVLFVLGGSLGLTSGAIMGIYGRGTPLPLDSARQLVIVGPYRYVRNPMAIAGLTQGIAVAFYVGSWFTLIYVIIGFFLWNYYVRPIEEQDLLLRFKEEYSDYRRAIRCWIPRIRGYDPPVKKAHNRD; the protein is encoded by the coding sequence ATGAAGACCTATTTTGTCCCGGCGGCTGAGGACTCCCCACTTTGGTGGATATTGCTCAAAATCTTTTTCCAGACAACAATTTTCTGGGGACTGTTTTTGTTTGTGATCCCCGGTGGTCTTGTGTGGTTGGAACAGTTGTGGGGTGAGATTCATTTCCATTTTTCAGGACAGCGAATTTTGGGTATCGTCTTGTTTGTACTAGGGGGGAGCCTGGGTTTGACGAGTGGAGCCATCATGGGTATTTACGGTCGAGGAACACCACTTCCCCTCGATTCAGCACGCCAACTGGTCATTGTGGGTCCTTATCGTTATGTACGGAATCCCATGGCCATCGCTGGTTTAACACAAGGTATTGCTGTCGCGTTCTATGTTGGCTCATGGTTTACATTGATTTACGTCATCATCGGTTTTTTTCTTTGGAACTACTATGTGCGACCTATTGAAGAGCAGGATCTTTTACTGCGATTTAAAGAGGAATATTCCGATTATCGACGGGCGATTCGATGTTGGATTCCCCGCATTCGAGGATATGATCCGCCTGTAAAGAAAGCTCATAATAGAGATTGA
- a CDS encoding glucuronyl esterase domain-containing protein, with product MKQLLFSTLTLLSIFVVSMQTVQAQRPKPNYDEAKVPQYKLPAVLKTSDGRKVDSAELWWKVRRPEILHLFESEVYGKSPAPSEDILFEVTSQKNDALNGKAIRKEVSVYFSGKKEEPRMDLLIYLPAKATKPVPVFMGLNFYGNHTIANDPEITLSTKWMRANKAKAIVNHRATEKSRGTSASRWAIDEILDRGYGLVAIYCGDIDPDYDDGFQNGIHPLFNKAGQKKPAADEWGTIAAWAWGLSRAMDYLETDDQIDQKHVALIGHSRLGKTSLWAGAQDQRFALVISNNSGCGGAALSRRRFGETLNVINNAFPHWFCDNFNKYIDKEEQLPVDQHMLVSLIAPRPVYVASAVEDRWADPRGEFLSVLNAEPVYKLLGTSGFGAKQMPEVNRPVQQQMGYHIRTGKHDVTDYDWKQYLDFADRHFRGS from the coding sequence ATGAAACAACTGCTGTTTTCCACCTTGACCCTCTTAAGCATATTCGTAGTCTCTATGCAGACAGTGCAGGCACAGCGTCCTAAACCCAATTATGATGAAGCAAAGGTTCCGCAATATAAATTACCCGCTGTTCTGAAAACTTCTGATGGCAGGAAGGTCGACTCTGCTGAACTTTGGTGGAAAGTCAGACGTCCGGAAATTCTGCATCTGTTTGAAAGTGAAGTCTATGGAAAAAGTCCGGCACCATCAGAAGATATTCTGTTCGAAGTGACCTCACAGAAAAATGATGCACTGAATGGCAAAGCAATCCGAAAAGAGGTTTCCGTTTATTTTTCTGGAAAAAAAGAAGAGCCCCGTATGGACCTGCTGATTTACTTGCCGGCCAAAGCAACGAAACCGGTGCCGGTCTTCATGGGACTCAATTTCTATGGTAATCACACCATTGCCAATGATCCTGAAATCACACTCTCAACCAAATGGATGCGGGCCAATAAAGCGAAAGCTATCGTCAATCATCGAGCGACTGAAAAATCAAGAGGTACCTCGGCCTCGCGCTGGGCTATTGATGAAATCCTTGACCGTGGCTATGGGTTAGTTGCCATTTATTGTGGTGATATTGATCCTGACTATGACGATGGCTTTCAAAACGGCATTCATCCTCTGTTTAATAAGGCAGGACAAAAGAAGCCTGCGGCCGACGAATGGGGCACTATTGCCGCCTGGGCCTGGGGCTTGAGTCGTGCAATGGATTATCTCGAAACAGACGATCAAATCGATCAAAAGCATGTCGCCCTCATCGGTCATTCACGACTTGGTAAAACATCGCTCTGGGCCGGAGCACAAGATCAACGCTTTGCACTGGTCATTTCCAATAATTCTGGTTGCGGAGGCGCCGCACTCAGCCGTCGTCGTTTTGGCGAAACACTGAATGTAATCAATAATGCATTCCCGCATTGGTTTTGTGATAATTTCAATAAGTACATTGACAAAGAAGAGCAACTTCCCGTTGATCAGCACATGCTGGTCTCTTTAATCGCACCCCGCCCTGTATATGTAGCTAGCGCAGTTGAGGACCGCTGGGCAGATCCACGTGGCGAATTCTTATCTGTACTGAATGCAGAGCCGGTCTACAAATTATTGGGAACTTCCGGATTTGGTGCGAAACAGATGCCGGAAGTCAATCGACCCGTACAGCAGCAGATGGGATATCATATTCGAACCGGCAAACATGATGTAACCGACTATGACTGGAAGCAATACCTCGATTTCGCAGATCGGCATTTTCGTGGCAGCTGA
- a CDS encoding tetratricopeptide repeat protein, with translation MMMNNRIRPLFSYDLRIGKICLIFLAFTFLPVQFALADKASDEFQLAIGLYKQNRWELATETFQKYLKNYPKHASVPLAKFYLGLTLVNQQKYREARDVLRNFVKEYPQNQNRPDALYRIGECSYLLDDLEAADKEFTEFLKLHPKHALEEWAYPYFGDVMLRRGKSEMAVKSFQRSLERHPKGAMREDAEFGLASAYLQNKQPAEAEKRFKEIADKKNHSRASDAQMSLATSLFDRKQFKAAANAFLEIPEKFPESPLGTTARLNAGYAFYDLNEYTKAIEQFDLVAKDPKQTANALYWKGVSLKGAQKFPEAIAALEQTLKSKPSPEQKELATYQLADTLLRSGEPAKAKPLFLDFIKQWPTSDLADDSLHFAIESALLNDQLTEAAQLAMQFEKEYPQSGLRLHQELLKGRIRDALGTPDDLKIALAHFQNVLAQTKLENTKLLARLYLARTFQKLNQFDKSVEVLEPYLNDPKVNKQSSEYADALVLQSSSFNSLKKYAEAETLSTEYLKQFPNGPRVNQILANLIIITNKNNKPQEVDKYLDQLKARKPDTELLLQTYSQLAERNYEQKQWKRAKKFFAEIVKAGLGTPEYPAALSGLAWSEFQLEEYPSAAKHFEQFVKEFPESPLAAEATFMQGRSLEDNKQLEAATTVFQNALTKFAPSRYAMLSGLQAARTLFKLNKIDAVNEAYETLLQKFPKPDNLDKILDEWALINYEAERFEMSDTIFQRLVQETPNSDLADNARLSLAESELIAGKLQVAAKAFDELQASAKSDEKVQQVSLYRLIEIYLELKKWDLVEKFAKELLKRFPKNEYASFAQFHQAEAALYLNQTKTAQEELLKIVNDDKSAKLSQEPWYPRAWVLLAETYFRQKKYDDVQKTVERFRSWDAKNPFLYQAEEVLGRSLKNQAKFEEARKVFQKITESENSRRTETAAKCQFLLAETLMIQEKFKAALLAYLQVDIQYKFPEWQAPALFQAGTCHEALNEWTQALKTYQDFLKRFPEHELVPRAKERMKAVQAKVSRNK, from the coding sequence ATGATGATGAATAACCGTATCCGGCCCCTCTTCTCATATGACTTACGTATCGGCAAAATTTGTCTGATCTTCCTGGCATTCACATTTTTGCCTGTTCAGTTTGCTCTTGCTGATAAAGCGTCCGATGAATTTCAGCTGGCGATCGGCCTGTACAAACAAAACCGCTGGGAACTGGCGACAGAAACATTTCAAAAATATTTGAAGAATTATCCTAAGCACGCCAGTGTTCCTTTGGCTAAATTTTATCTCGGCCTTACTCTCGTTAATCAACAAAAATATCGGGAAGCAAGAGACGTCCTCAGAAACTTTGTAAAAGAGTACCCCCAAAACCAGAATAGACCCGATGCACTTTATCGCATCGGTGAATGCAGTTACTTGCTGGATGACCTGGAAGCAGCGGACAAAGAATTCACAGAATTTCTCAAACTCCATCCGAAGCACGCACTGGAAGAATGGGCCTACCCTTATTTTGGTGATGTCATGCTCAGGCGTGGCAAATCCGAAATGGCTGTAAAAAGTTTTCAGAGATCATTAGAACGCCACCCTAAAGGAGCCATGCGCGAAGATGCCGAATTTGGTCTCGCATCAGCTTACCTGCAAAATAAACAACCAGCCGAAGCCGAAAAACGATTTAAAGAAATCGCCGACAAAAAAAATCACTCCCGCGCCAGTGATGCGCAAATGTCGCTAGCCACCTCTTTATTTGATCGTAAACAGTTTAAAGCGGCTGCAAATGCATTCCTGGAAATACCTGAGAAGTTTCCTGAGAGCCCCCTTGGTACAACCGCGCGACTTAATGCAGGTTATGCATTTTACGATTTAAATGAATATACCAAAGCAATCGAGCAGTTTGATCTCGTTGCCAAAGATCCGAAACAAACTGCGAATGCCTTGTATTGGAAGGGAGTAAGTCTGAAAGGCGCCCAGAAATTTCCTGAAGCAATCGCGGCCTTAGAACAAACACTCAAATCAAAACCCAGTCCAGAGCAAAAAGAGTTAGCGACCTATCAACTGGCGGATACTCTGTTACGCTCTGGAGAACCAGCCAAGGCAAAGCCTTTATTTCTTGATTTCATAAAACAATGGCCAACCAGTGATCTCGCCGATGACAGTTTACATTTTGCCATCGAGTCTGCACTGCTGAACGATCAATTAACGGAAGCGGCACAACTGGCAATGCAGTTTGAAAAGGAGTACCCACAGAGTGGTCTGCGGCTGCATCAGGAACTGCTGAAAGGCCGTATTCGAGATGCATTGGGTACCCCCGACGATCTGAAAATTGCCTTGGCCCATTTCCAAAACGTCCTTGCACAAACCAAGCTTGAGAACACAAAACTACTGGCACGGTTGTATCTGGCACGCACGTTCCAAAAATTGAATCAATTTGACAAGTCGGTAGAAGTACTGGAGCCATATTTAAACGATCCTAAAGTCAACAAACAATCCAGCGAATACGCCGACGCACTGGTTCTGCAAAGTAGTAGCTTCAATTCACTCAAAAAATATGCCGAGGCAGAAACTCTCTCTACCGAATATCTCAAACAATTCCCAAATGGTCCTAGAGTTAATCAGATCCTCGCCAATCTGATTATTATCACCAATAAAAATAATAAACCCCAGGAAGTTGATAAATATCTCGATCAGTTAAAAGCACGCAAACCAGATACTGAGCTGTTGCTTCAGACCTATAGTCAGTTAGCAGAAAGAAACTACGAGCAAAAGCAGTGGAAACGCGCAAAAAAATTCTTCGCTGAAATCGTAAAAGCCGGATTGGGTACTCCGGAATACCCGGCTGCACTCTCGGGATTGGCCTGGTCTGAATTTCAACTCGAAGAGTATCCATCCGCGGCAAAACATTTTGAACAATTTGTCAAAGAATTTCCAGAAAGTCCCTTAGCTGCTGAAGCAACTTTCATGCAGGGGCGCAGTCTGGAAGACAATAAACAACTGGAGGCAGCCACCACTGTTTTCCAGAACGCGTTGACCAAATTTGCCCCTTCGCGTTATGCAATGCTCTCGGGTTTACAGGCAGCACGAACGTTATTCAAACTCAATAAAATCGATGCCGTTAACGAAGCCTACGAAACCCTTTTGCAGAAATTCCCCAAACCTGACAATCTCGACAAAATTCTTGATGAGTGGGCTTTGATCAACTACGAGGCAGAGCGATTTGAAATGTCAGACACGATCTTTCAGCGCCTGGTGCAAGAGACCCCCAATAGCGATCTAGCTGACAACGCACGTTTGAGTCTGGCAGAAAGTGAATTAATCGCCGGTAAATTACAGGTAGCCGCAAAAGCATTCGATGAATTACAAGCCTCTGCAAAGTCTGATGAAAAAGTACAACAAGTCTCCCTTTATCGGCTGATTGAAATTTATCTAGAGTTGAAAAAATGGGACCTCGTCGAAAAATTTGCCAAAGAATTGCTCAAACGATTTCCCAAAAATGAATACGCATCCTTTGCTCAATTCCATCAGGCAGAAGCGGCCTTGTATCTAAATCAGACCAAAACAGCACAGGAAGAACTACTGAAAATCGTCAATGACGATAAGAGTGCGAAACTGAGTCAGGAACCCTGGTATCCGCGCGCGTGGGTACTTTTAGCAGAAACATACTTTCGACAGAAAAAATATGATGATGTGCAAAAAACAGTGGAGCGTTTTCGTAGCTGGGATGCGAAAAACCCCTTCCTCTATCAAGCAGAAGAAGTTCTGGGACGCAGCTTGAAAAATCAGGCAAAATTTGAAGAGGCACGCAAAGTATTTCAAAAAATCACAGAATCTGAAAATAGCAGACGCACCGAAACCGCAGCCAAGTGCCAATTTCTTCTGGCAGAAACTTTGATGATTCAAGAAAAATTCAAAGCAGCACTTCTGGCGTATTTGCAGGTTGATATTCAGTACAAATTTCCCGAATGGCAAGCCCCTGCGCTCTTTCAAGCCGGTACCTGCCATGAAGCGCTGAACGAATGGACTCAAGCTTTAAAAACGTATCAGGATTTTCTGAAACGTTTCCCTGAACATGAACTGGTTCCTCGTGCCAAAGAGCGGATGAAAGCAGTTCAAGCCAAGGTAAGTCGCAATAAATAA
- a CDS encoding MotA/TolQ/ExbB proton channel family protein, whose product MVNFISNQQNPSADHPHRGKSTNFTFIRLSRLLLPFVVISVIALLMIADSTEAQERLPDVVESIDGKFVEAEGPLPDGVLPVKRNSGIPSTPEAIIDEMGYFLLPFVIASIISMWFIIERLVILRTARVIPRHFVSRFLKLLKDGKLNARSALKLCEENPSPIASVFAHGVRKWGKPSVEVEQAIIDGGERQLSQLRKHLRVINGVATVAPLMGLLGTVIGMIQAFNEIANSSAMGKAEELAIGIAMALLTTAFGLGIAIPSLIMYMYLAGRVDALVMEMDQNSQDLVHLISAEGLATNAASRKTTAPAPKSKPTKTRSTS is encoded by the coding sequence ATGGTCAATTTTATCAGCAATCAACAAAATCCCTCCGCTGATCATCCCCATCGAGGAAAATCTACAAACTTCACATTCATACGGCTCTCCCGGCTACTGCTACCATTCGTCGTGATTAGCGTTATCGCTCTACTTATGATAGCCGACTCCACGGAAGCACAGGAACGATTACCTGATGTGGTTGAATCCATCGATGGAAAATTTGTAGAAGCCGAAGGTCCGCTACCAGATGGAGTACTGCCAGTCAAACGGAACTCGGGTATTCCTTCCACGCCGGAAGCAATCATCGATGAAATGGGTTATTTTCTACTCCCCTTTGTCATTGCCTCCATCATTTCAATGTGGTTCATTATTGAGCGACTGGTCATTCTCAGAACCGCGCGTGTGATTCCACGTCACTTTGTCAGTCGTTTCTTGAAACTGCTCAAAGATGGAAAACTGAATGCACGTTCGGCATTGAAATTATGTGAGGAAAATCCGAGCCCTATTGCTTCGGTCTTCGCACACGGCGTTCGTAAATGGGGGAAACCGAGTGTCGAAGTGGAACAGGCAATCATCGATGGCGGTGAACGTCAACTTTCCCAATTGCGTAAGCATCTGCGCGTCATTAATGGAGTCGCGACAGTGGCACCCTTGATGGGACTGCTGGGCACCGTAATCGGAATGATTCAGGCCTTCAACGAAATTGCCAACAGCAGTGCCATGGGCAAGGCAGAGGAACTCGCGATTGGTATTGCCATGGCTTTGCTAACAACGGCCTTCGGTTTGGGAATTGCCATTCCTTCATTGATTATGTATATGTACCTTGCAGGTCGTGTCGATGCTCTTGTTATGGAAATGGATCAGAATTCACAAGATTTGGTCCATCTCATCTCTGCAGAAGGCCTGGCCACGAATGCTGCCAGCCGCAAAACCACTGCCCCTGCCCCGAAAAGCAAACCAACTAAAACACGAAGCACATCTTAG
- a CDS encoding Cas8a1 family CRISPR/Cas system-associated protein: protein MSRGRNSFWRVVPRKEICPYCK from the coding sequence ATCAGTCGTGGGCGAAACAGTTTTTGGCGCGTCGTTCCCAGGAAAGAAATATGTCCCTATTGTAAATAG
- a CDS encoding phytanoyl-CoA dioxygenase family protein, with protein sequence MTESKEFQAVPEEEELSQIERDLKFYPSTTTDPQVLTSAQIEQFNQDGYLRSLRIFNEQEVATNRQYFDALLEKVMAEGGDSYSISTAHMKYGKVYDLLTHPKIVAYVKDLLGDNLIAWGSHFFCKMPHDGKSVSWHQDASYWPLSPSKAVTVWLAIDDADPENANMRFIAGSHHHGHMTYRPSGSHEDNVLNQTIENPEQYGSPVDDSLKAGEISIHSDLLLHGSEANESDRRRCGLTLRYCAADVRAGMDWNAKGVIVAGTDPSGHWLNPARPEND encoded by the coding sequence ATGACAGAATCCAAAGAATTCCAGGCAGTCCCCGAGGAAGAAGAACTCTCTCAAATCGAACGTGACTTGAAATTCTATCCTTCTACAACAACGGACCCCCAAGTTTTAACCAGCGCTCAGATCGAGCAATTCAATCAGGACGGGTATCTCCGTAGCCTCCGCATCTTCAATGAACAGGAAGTCGCTACGAACCGACAGTATTTTGACGCATTGTTAGAAAAAGTCATGGCTGAAGGTGGGGATAGCTATTCCATCAGTACCGCTCATATGAAGTATGGCAAGGTTTATGATCTGCTGACTCATCCTAAAATCGTTGCCTATGTCAAAGATTTACTGGGAGATAATTTGATTGCCTGGGGTTCTCATTTCTTCTGCAAAATGCCTCATGATGGGAAATCGGTCTCTTGGCATCAGGATGCCAGCTATTGGCCTTTATCTCCTTCCAAAGCAGTCACTGTGTGGTTAGCCATTGATGATGCTGATCCCGAAAATGCCAACATGCGGTTTATTGCCGGGAGTCATCACCATGGTCACATGACGTATCGTCCGAGTGGCTCGCACGAAGATAATGTATTGAACCAGACGATTGAAAACCCGGAGCAATATGGATCACCGGTTGACGACTCATTGAAAGCCGGAGAAATTTCTATTCATTCCGATTTACTACTACACGGCTCAGAAGCGAATGAATCAGACCGTAGACGTTGTGGTTTAACACTCCGTTATTGTGCCGCGGATGTGAGAGCGGGAATGGACTGGAATGCCAAAGGAGTGATTGTTGCCGGCACAGATCCATCCGGCCATTGGCTTAACCCTGCCCGTCCTGAAAATGATTAG
- a CDS encoding MIP/aquaporin family protein, whose protein sequence is MQKYYAEIFGTFILLFSGAGAIVTNQASQGAVTHVGIALVFGLVVTAVIYAIGEISGAHINPAVTIAFWVSGRFPAKQVIPYIVCQIIGAIVACLILKFLFPDLKNYGMTLPAGSEMQSLVLEGILTWILMFVVLCVSTGAKETGILAGVAIGAVIALEAMFAGPISGASMNPARSLAPALVSQNLTSLWIYIVGPIAGAALAVPSLWLVRNNSPANDNGEE, encoded by the coding sequence ATGCAAAAATACTATGCTGAAATTTTTGGCACATTCATCCTGCTATTTTCAGGCGCGGGTGCCATCGTCACTAATCAGGCTTCACAGGGAGCTGTGACACATGTTGGAATCGCTCTTGTGTTTGGGCTCGTCGTCACTGCAGTCATTTATGCCATTGGTGAAATTTCTGGTGCTCATATCAATCCAGCAGTTACCATCGCATTCTGGGTCTCAGGCCGCTTTCCAGCAAAACAGGTGATTCCTTATATTGTCTGCCAGATCATTGGTGCTATTGTGGCATGTCTGATTTTGAAATTCCTCTTTCCCGATTTGAAGAATTACGGAATGACGCTTCCTGCGGGCAGCGAAATGCAGTCGCTTGTTCTGGAAGGAATTTTGACCTGGATACTGATGTTCGTTGTGCTTTGTGTAAGTACAGGTGCGAAAGAAACCGGAATTTTGGCAGGAGTTGCCATCGGAGCTGTGATCGCTCTGGAAGCAATGTTCGCCGGACCAATCTCCGGTGCTTCCATGAACCCGGCGCGCTCGTTAGCCCCCGCACTGGTCAGCCAGAATTTGACGTCTCTCTGGATTTATATTGTCGGTCCCATTGCAGGAGCAGCCCTGGCCGTGCCTTCACTGTGGCTTGTCCGTAATAACAGTCCTGCCAATGATAATGGGGAAGAATAA